The segment tggggcagtggctttctcattgctgtcctgcacacagccactacattttccctgcccctctgccaaggcaatgctgtggaccagttcttctgtgaagttccccagatcctcaagctctcctgctcagatgcctacctcaGGGAAGTAGGGGCAATTATGTTTAGTGGTTTTTTAgtctttggttgttttgttttcattgttgtaTCCTACGTTCAGATCTTCAGGGCAGTGCTGAGGATGTCCTCTGAGCAGGGtcggcacaaagccttttccacgtgcctccctcaCTTGGCCATAGTCTCCCTGTTTGTCATCACTGCCATGTTTGCCTATATGAGGCCCCCTTACCTCTCCTCCCAAGCTCTAAATCTGGTGGTGGCTGTTCTGTACTCCATGGTGCCTCCAACActgaaccccctcatctacagcatgaggaataagGATCTCAAGGAGGCACTGAGGATGTTATTGcaatattaattatttcaatGAGGAACCCATCTTCTGCATGTGATTCCCTGAAATATACCTGGACAAggcagaaacatttcaaaaattgttcatcattttcaatattattccaatatactaaatatttttatataattttattttataaaattaagatatttttcttcctctaactTCTTCTACCTTTTCTTCTAACCCAAAGACCTCATGTAGAGATACTGCTAAGCTCTTTGTAACTAACTAAATAAAGGAACCAGCAGGTAGTCAGTTTCTGTGGATCTCATTTCTAATAAATTCTTCTCAGGTACAGCAGTGGTTGTGAGATGAAGTTCCTTGCTGCAACGTGGTGGAAAAGACCTGGTGTCTTTTGGGGCTGCCCTTTTCTGCCCTGGCAGGcactccctccctgcagcctttgAGTTAGGGTCACCACTTTCTTGGACCATGAacactgacagcagcagaacatgGCTGTTTTGGTGCTGGTCACACTTCTCTTCCACACTGTTGTCTTGTAGCACCACTGAATCAGAATTGGCCTTCCAACTAGTGCCCCTAGAAGTTCAGTTTTCAAAAGTGAGGTGGAGGAAGCATTGAGGAAGCAGCCTGATCTGATGTGAAAGTtctccctgctcagagcagatcTTGGTACTGGgaacctccagaggtcccttctgactCTAATCCTGCAGGAAAGAAGGGTCAGGAGAGTGGAGGCATGGGGAGAAAACACTGCTGTGGGTTGAGGTATTGCTGACATTTGTAATCCCTGCTCCACGTTGTTCTCAGGGTTACATAATGAATGAGTTCATCCTTAAAAGATCCTCTGGCCCATGAGCTCCTGTTGTCCAGCTGGTTTGGAGATACTGCAGAGAAGTTCTCAGAAACACTGCCAGGCACTGCAGAATGATAGGTTCACTGAGACTGGAGGGGACCTCCAAAGCCCATCTAGCCCACCCCCACTAGCCGAGCACGGACACCTAAACCAGACAGCCCAGGCCCATTGACAGTTGGGCTTTGGTATCTCCAGTGATAGGGACTCGCCCAGTTTTGGGGAAACATGATCCAGTGCTTGGTATCCCTCACAGTAAAAGTGTTTTACTGCATGGAATGTCATGTATTCTCATGTCTTGTCCTGTCATGGAGACTGCTGAGATCGTCAGAAGAAAAGATCTGATAGTGAATCCATGTCTCATAGCCACTTCATAGCAGCAGACAGAGATGGTGCTGAGGGACTCAATGATTTCTCTCTATTAGCCTGTATCAAAAAGTTCTCCTAGGCCTCTGTATTCAGTGAAAGAGTTCAAGCATGAGAAGAGCAGGTACTGAGAGGAAGACCATGAAAATCCACCAGGACAAAGGCCATTTTCTGACCCTGCAGGGGACTAATCCTGGGCAAGGCCCTGCTTGGGAAGAAGCAATGTCAGACGTTCTtggtgggaagggagcagggaaaAAGGCAGCCATGTGCCCTGGGAGCACAGGAGGGAAGGATGAAGGGCACCTCACCACAGCCTGCCAAGACCTGCAGGGATGTCAGGAAGAGCCcagggccaggctctgctccaTGGTGCACAGGAAGCCCACCTCCTGCCACACTCTGTgtggtggctgcagcagaggggacccccagccagcccctgcaTGGGGCTCTGACACCCACCTCACCCTGGCACTCTCCAGcaccctccttgctgctctctgatGCACGCCAGGAACTTCCAGTGCATGCCAGACAGCACATCTGCTGAAGGCCAGTAcgggtgctgcaggggcaggtAACTCAGCATGGCCCTTGCAGCCCCATGCCCTGGGCCGGCCTCTCCCCTTGCCCTTGGTGCCagccttgtctctgctggcaggagTGCTCTTGGCATGTGCTTCCTGGCCTTCCCTCACCTGTggacagctgctgcccactcaggCTGCTGACACAAAAGTGTCTTCACAAGCAGCACCACCCCTTCGGCTGCTTCTCCTgacctcccccaccccactgaCTCCTTCTCTCTGCTGGGCTGCACCTTCTGCACCCAAACGCGTCCCTTGGCTGTCAgctccctctcccctgccccatgggaTGACCGTGCCATGGTAGGATGTGTTTCCAGTGGGCCATCTACGAGACACAGTAATGAAAACTATGATCAGGACTAGAAGGGTCCTTCTTCCAGCTAGGGGTAGGCTGGGAGAAAAGGGACAATCAGGTTTACTGGACTGTGTATAGTtaatggcctggcacatcagacccACAAATGTATCAGGCTCTACGGGACACCAGTACACAGTGTAtcctaatgccatcaagctataaagaGGTAGAACCCACCTGTatttctggagtgacagggggatcccaagagttgactgtattggaggctgaagtgagtctaactgggaaggagtggcaaaagcaccccaTTGGGACTGGCCCGGAGGCTATgtgcatcctcggcatagactGCTTCAGGAGAGGGTACTCTGAAGTTCCAAGAGAGCACCAGTGGGGctttggcatagctgccttggAGATGGAGGACATTAAACAGTTGTCCACCTTGCTTGGTCTTCCACAGAATCCATCTGTTGTGGGTTTGCTGAGGGTTGAAGAAGAGCAGGTGCCAATGGTGGCACACCTGAGGCAGTGTCACGTtaaccgagactccctgattcccacCCATGAGCTGGTTCATCGACTGGAGAGCcaatgtgtagatgtagaacttagtagcatggtttagtgatgaACTTTTCAGTACTAAGGTAAAGTTGCATGACCTGTGTTACACGTCCTTGAGTAGTGTAAGGCACAATGCAATTCTTTTTGCCTTCTGCATCTATAGCACAGGTAGTATGACTTTGCCCTACTCTATTGACTGGACAGGTCTTTTCATATTGCTCAGTTTAGTTTTCCATGGCTGGAAAGAGACAATTTCCCAAAAGAGACCAAGCTCATGGGTACAGCTACAGACacttgatatattttctttagttttcatCCTGAGTTTTCCACAGAAGACCCGAGAGAGACTATAGATGTCCAGGTATCTACTAAGATTCGGGATTTATTTCTCAGATTCCATTGgtcatttcaaatttattttattttattttgttttgttttgttttgtttttgttttattttattttattttgtttcatttcatttcatttcatttttttccctgacttaGAAAGGGTTTCATGTGTTGAGCTGGGCTGCAGTTACAGGGATGAAGACAACTGCTGGCAATGGAGGTGTCAGACCTCCAgactctgcttttcctcctgattATGTCCTCCAAAGAAGTCACCATAAATCAATAGCAAAAGGAGAATGATgctcaaaactgaaatgcaacaaaattcagcctttaaaatgataaaagatTGTTATTAGGTGCTTTTTGAAATCTTCTTCCTTAACTACACCATGCAACTTCTGCAGTTATCTGCACAAGCCGTGAAGCTGTGAAGAAAACTATGGAAGAGATGCTAGgagtttctgcattttaatgagtTCCATGGTGTATTATGGTGCTGAGTATATGAAGCTCAGGTACTGAGAGAAGAATGATGTAACCGCTTGAGCAAGtaaagtcagaaggaaaagttgaagtgacttggagtattaatgggcccACTGAGGGCTGTTACTAATTAAGCCTCCCTGGGAACTTGTTAG is part of the Oxyura jamaicensis isolate SHBP4307 breed ruddy duck unplaced genomic scaffold, BPBGC_Ojam_1.0 oxyUn_random_OJ68364, whole genome shotgun sequence genome and harbors:
- the LOC118159176 gene encoding olfactory receptor 14A16-like, which encodes MSNRTAVTEFLLLAFADTQKLQLLHFTLFLGIYLAALLGNGLILTAIACDNRLHTPMYFFLLNLALLDLGYISTTLPKAMANALWNTKAISYQGCAAQVFFLFFLVGAEYSVLTIMAYDRYVAICKPLHYGSLLGSRACAQMAAAAWGSGFLIAVLHTATTFSLPLCQGNAVDQFFCEVPQILKLSCSDAYLREVGAIMFSGFLVFGCFVFIVVSYVQIFRAVLRMSSEQGRHKAFSTCLPHLAIVSLFVITAMFAYMRPPYLSSQALNLVVAVLYSMVPPTLNPLIYSMRNKDLKEALRMLLQY